The Leucobacter chromiiresistens nucleotide sequence AGCCCCTGGTACTTCCGCAGGACCGCGGTGCGCGAGGGCGTCGGATCGATCATCTCGAAGATCGTGCTTCCGGGGCTCGGCGGCGTGCTGCTGCTGATCGTGTTCGTGAAGACCACGATCGACTCGATGAGCCCCGATGCGGGATCGGGCAGCAATATCGCGGGCGTCGGCCTCGTCGGCATCATCGGCGTCGGCGTGCTCGGCATCGGCGTGGTGCTGATGCTCCTGCAGGCGAAGGCCTCGCCCGAGTTCTTCTCGGGGCGCGTACTGGCGCGCGTCGACGCCTCGGAGGACACCTCGGCGATGCCGGTGTTTGACGACGGCCTCGGCTCGTAGCCCGCGCCGCCGTGCACCTCGGCGTTCCCGGAGCGGGCCGCGGTAGACTCGGGCCCGTGAGTGCGAACGCGATCCCGACCCCGTACGAAGACCTGCTGCGAGAGGTGTACGAGCACGGCACCGCGAAATCGGATCGCACGGGTACGGGAACGCGGAGCCTCTTCGGGCGGCAGATCCGCTTCGACCTGGCCGAGTCGTTCCCGCTCATCACGACGAAGCGGGTGCACTTCAAGTCGCTCGCCGTCGAGCTGCTCTGGTTTCTGCGCGGCGAGGGCAACACCGCCTTTCTGAAGGAGCACGACGTCACCATCTGGGACGAGTGGGCCGACGAGCAGGGCGACCTGGGGCCCGTGTACGGGGTGCAGTGGCGATCGTGGCCGACGCCGTCGGGCGGTCACATCGACCAGATCGCCCGCGTGATCGAGCAGCTGCGGGAGAACCCCGATTCGCGCCGCATCATTGTCTCCGCCTGGAACGTCGCCGACCTCGACGACATGGCGCTCGCGCCCTGCCACGCGTTCTTCCAGTTCTACGTGGCCGACGGCAGGCTCTCGTGCCAGCTGTACCAGCGGTCGGCAGACATGTTCCTGGGCGTGCCCTTCAACATCGCCTCGTACGCGCTGCTCACCCTCATGGTCGCCCAGCAGACGGGGCTCGAGCCGGGGGAGTTCATCTGGACCGGCGGCGACTGCCACATCTACGACAACCACGTCGAGCAGGTCGAGCGTCAGCTCGCCCGCGATCCGTTCCCGTACCCGAGCATCGAGATCCGCAAGGCCGATTCGATCTTCGCCTACGAGCTCGACGACTTCTCCGTCGTCGACTACCAGCACCATCCCGGCATCAAGGCGCCGGTGGCGGTGTGATGTGATCCTCGGAATGATCTGGGCCGAGGCCCGCGGGGGAGCCATCGGCCGCGGCGGCGACATGCCGTGGCGCCTGCCGGAGGACGCGGCGTTCTTCAAAGAGCGGACCCTCGGCGCGCCGGTGGTCATGGGTCGCAGCACCTGGGAGTCGCTGCCGGAGCGCTTCCGGCCGCTGCCGGGGCGCGAGAACGTCGTGATCACGCGCGACGCCGACTACGACGCGCCCGGGGCGACGGTGGAGCCGAGCCTCGAATCGGCGCTCGCGGCGCTCGGCGAGCGCACGGGAGTCGAGGATCGCGTCTGGATCATGGGCGGCGGCCGACTCTACCGCGCCGCGATGCCGTATGCCGACGAACTCGTCGTGACCCGCATCGAACTCGATGTGCCCGACGCCGACACCTTCGCGCCGCAGATCGGGCCGGAGTGGACGCTCGTCGATGCGGGCACGCCCGAGACCTCGCGGACGGGGCTCGTGTACCGCTTCGAGCGGTGGCGCACGGAGGCTCCGAGAGAGAACGTCCGGTAGCCTAGTCACGTGGCACACCCAGAGAATCCTTTCGGTCAGGTCCTCGTCGCACTCATCACGCCGTTCCACGCCGATGGTGAAGTCGATTGGGCTGCGACCGAGAAGCACATCGACGACTGCATCTCGAGCGGCGCGGACGGCATCGTGGTCACCGGTACGACCGGTGAGACGAGCACGCTGACCGACCCGGAGAAGCTGAAGCTCGTCGAGGTCGCGAAGTCGGTCTCGGGCGGCCGTGCCAAGATCATCACGGGCGGCGGCTCGAACGAGACGGCCCACGCGATCGAGCTCTACCGCGCCAGTGAGCGCGCGGGGGCCGACGGCGTGATGATCGTCACTCCGTACTACAACAAGCCGACCCAGGCCGGCCTCCTCACGCACTTCCGCATGGTGGCGGACGCGACCGATCTGCCCGTCATCCTGTACGACATTCCGGGCCGCACGGGCGTGCCGATCACGTACGAGACGCTGCTGCGGCTCGCCAAGCACCCGAACATCCTCGCCGTGAAAGACGCGAAGGGCGACTTCAGCGAGGTCAGCCGCGTGCTGAACCAGACCGACCTGATGTACTTCTCGGGCGACGACGCGAACGTGCTGCCGCACCTGTCGATCGGCGCGACCGGCCTCATCGGGGTGACCGCGAACATCGCGGCCGCTCCGTACCGGGCGATCATCGACGCCGTCAACGCAGGAGACCTCCATACGGCCCGCGACGTGCATCAGCGGCTCGAGCCGCTGGTGCGCGCCGTCATGACGCACGTTCCCGGCACCGTCGCCGCCAAGTACATCCTCCACGGTCTCGGACGGATCGGCAGCCCGCGCGTGCGACTGCCGCTCGTCGGGCCGGAGGAGTGGGAGGCCGCCCTCATCGAGGACGAGCTCGCCCTCATCACCGATGCCCCCGGCATCGATCTCTCGAACTTCAGGCCGGACCGCAACGCGGCTGCCGGCGGTGCCCTGCCCCGGATCGCAGGCACCACCCGCCAATAACAGGAGGCTCAGTGCCCAACCCCGTAATCACCCCGCCCGCGCTCGAATCGGGCACCCTTCGCATCACGCCGCTCGGCGGCCTCGGCGAGGTGGGCCGCAACATGACGGTCTACGAGATCGACGGCAAGCTGCTCGTCGTCGACTGCGGCGTGCTCTTCCCCGAGGAGCACCAGCCGGGCGTCGACGTGATCCTGCCCGACATCTCGAAGATCGAGCATCGCCTCGGCGACATCGTCGCCGTGGTGCTCACGCACGGCCACGAAGACCACATCGGCGCGGTGCCGTACCTGCTGAAGCGGCGCGAGAACATCCCGCTCATCGGCTCGAAGCTGACGCTCGCGTTCGTCGAGGCGAAGCTCAAGGAGCACCGCATCCGCCCCGAGACGCGCGTCGTCGCCGAGGGCGACCGCATCACGACCGGTCCGTTCGACCTCGAGTTCATCGCGGTGAACCACTCGATCCCCGATGCGCTCGCCGTGGCCATCCGCACCGACGCCGGGCTGGTCATCGGCACCGGCGACTTCAAGATGGATCAGCTGCCGCTCGACGGCCGCATCACCGATCTGCGCGCCTTCGCCCGTCTCGGCGAAGAGGGCGTCGACCTCTTCATGACCGACTCGACCAACGCCGAGGTGCCCGGCTTCACGGCCCTCGAGAAGGACATCGGGCCGGTGCTCGAGCGCGTCATCGAGAAGGCGCCCGGCAAGGTGGTGGTCGCGAGCTTCTCGAGCCACGTGCACCGCGTGCAGCAGGTGCTCGACGCCGCGCAGAAGAACGGGCGCCGCGTCGTGCTGCTCGGCCGCTCCATGGTGCGCAACATGAAGATCGCCTCCGATCTCGGGTACCTGACCGTTCCCGAGGGCGTGCTCGTCGACCTGAAGAAGAGCGGCGACATCCCCGACGACCGCATCGTGTACATGTCGACCGGTTCGCAGGGCGAGCCGATGGCGGTGCTCGCGCGCATGGTGAACCAGGAGCACCAGGTCGAGATCGGCGCGAACGACACCGTGATCCTCGCGTCGAGCCTCATCCCGGGCAACGAGAACTCGGTCTACCGCATCATCAACGGCCTCATGAAGCTCGGCGCGAACGTCGTGCACAAGGGCAACGCCAAGGTGCACGTCTCGGGTCACGCCTCCGCGGGCGAGCTCATGTACTGCTACAACATCGTGCGCCCGAAGAACGTGATGCCGATCCACGGCGAGTACCGTCACCTCATCGCGAACGCGGGTGTCGCCATCCAGACCGGTGTGCCGCAGAACCGCACGATCATCGCCGAGAACGGCACGGTCGTCGATCTCGCCGACGGCGTCGCCCGCAAGGTCGGCCAGCTCGAGATCGACTTCATCTACGTCGACGGCAAGAGCGTCGGCCGCGTCACCGACGAGGACCTGCGGGATCGCCGCACGCTCGCCGAGGAGGGGTTCATCTCGGTCATCACGGTCGTCGAGACGAGCCTCGGGCAGATCATCTCGGGCCCCGAGGTGCACGCCAAGGGCGTCGCGGAGGACGACCGGGTCTTCGACAAGATCAAGCCGCAGATCGCCGACGCCCTCGAGCAGGCGATGAAGGACGGCGTGACCGACCCCCATGCGCTGCAGCAGATCACCCGGCGCACCGTGGGCCGCTGGGTGGGCACGAAGCTGCGCCGGAAGTCGATGATCGTCCCTGTCGTGGTCGTGGTGTAGCTCGTGACGACCGGTTCGGCTTCGGCCGTCGCCCGGTTCGCCTCCGACGCGGAGCGCGCGGAGTGGAATGCGCGCATCGCCGCGAACCCGGGCGGCGGAGAGGTGTGGGCGGGCGAGCAGTACCTCGACGTCAAGCGCGCCGAGAACGGGTACCGCGACTTCCGCGTCATCGTGGAGCGCGGTGCACGCCCGCCCATCGCCGTCGGCGTGCTCGCGAAGCGCGCGCCGCTGCTCGGCTGGTGGTGGCATCTGCCCGCGGGGCCCGCGGGCGCGGACGCCGCGGAGGTGCTCGAGACGGCTGCGGCCGTCGCCGCGCTCGCGCGGGCCTCCGGCGCCTTCCTCCTCAAGATCGAGCCGCGGATCGGCCGCGAGGCGATCCCCGACATCCACGAGGCCGGCTACCGCGACGCCGTGCGCATCATTCCGAACCCCTCGACGGTGCTCGTCGACGTCTCCGGTTCGGAGGACGAGGTGTTCGCGCGGATCGGCAAGAAGGCGCGCAACGCGATCAACCGGGCTCGGCGGGATGGCATCTCGGTGTCGCGGGTCGAGCCCACCGCCGAGCACAGCGCCCAGCTCTTCGGGCTGCTGCAGGAGACCGCCGAGGGGCGGTTCGTGCTGCGCTCGGAGCGGTACTACCGCGAGTTCTGGCAGCGCTTCTCGCAAGCCGGCGTCGGGCAGATGTTCCTCGCGCACCGCGACGGTGCGCTCGTCGCCGGAGCGTACGCGATGGCGCTCGGCGCGAAGACGACGTACAAGGACGGTGCCTCCATGCGGGCGAAGACGGCCTACGGGGCCTCGCACGCGCTGCAGTGGGAGGTCATGCGCTGGGCGAACGAGCGCGGCGCCCTCGTGCACGACCTGTGCGGCGCGCCGCCCTCGGATCGCGCCGACGATCGCGAGCACCCGCTGTTCGGCGTGGGGCAGTTCAAGCGCTCGTTCTCGCCGCAGATCGTCGACTACGCCGGTGCGTTCGACCTGCCGCTGCGCCCGCTGGCGTACCGCATCTGGGAGGTCGCGGGCGATCGGATCGCGCGACGCGTCTCACTCGCCGTTCGGAAGGACCCCTACTACTGATGGCCGCCGGACTCATCCGCGCGAGCGCCGTCATGGCGTCGGGCACGATCGTCTCGCGCGTGCTCGGCCTCGCGAAGGCCATGCTGCTCGCCTACGCCATCGGCTCGGTCGGGGCGCGCTCGGCCGACGCGTTCGCGAACGGCAACCTGCTGCCGAACACCGTCTACATGATCCTCATCGGCGGCGTGCTCAACGCCGTGCTGGTGCCGCAGATCGTCAAGGCCGCTCAGAACAGCGACGGGGGAGCGGGGTACATCAACAAGATCCTCACCCTCGTCACGACCGCGCTCGTGGTGATCACGGGCCTCGCGATGGCGGCGGCCCCGTGGATCGTGCGGATCACCGTGGAGGGCTGGGGCGAGGATCAGCTCGCGCTCGCCACGGCGTTCGCGTACTGGTGCATGCCCCAGGTCGTCTTCTACGGCATCTACACCGTCATGGGCGAGGTGCTGAATGCCCGCAGCCGGTTCGGCCCCTTCACGTGGGCTCCCGTGCTCAACAACCTGATCGCGATCGGCGGCATTCTCGTCTTCATCGCGATGTTCGGCGCCGACCCTGAGGGGCGTCTCGCGGTGACGGGGTGGACGCCCGAGATGATCGCCGTGCTGGGCGGCAGCGCGACGCTCGGCATCGTGGCGCAGGCGCTCATCCTCTTCGTGTCGTGGCGCAACGCGGGCATCCGCTTCCGGCCAGACTTCGCCTGGCGCGGCGTGGGCCTCGGCCACACCGCCCGCCTCGCGACGTGGACGCTCGCAATGGTCGTGGTGATGCAGGTCGGCGGCATCGTGACGAACCGCATCGTCGCGATCGGCTCGGGGGAGGGGCCGTCCACGAGCGCGATGCAGAACGTCTGGCTCATCTTCATGATGCCGCACTCCGTGATCGCGGTATCGCTCGCGACCGCCTACTTCACCCGGTTGGCGGAGTGGGGGCAGTCCGGCCGCATGACCGAGTTCCGGAGCGACCTCTCGGCGTCGCTGCGGCAGATCGCGCTCGTCATGGTCTACGCCGCCGTGATCCTCGTCACCGCGGCGCCCTTCGTCGGCCGCATCATCAACTTCGGGGCGCTGCCCGAGCAGGTCGACATGTTCGCCGAGGCCCTCGTCGCCTACGCGGCGAGCCTCGCGGCCTACAGCTTCCTGTTCGTCGTGCAGCGCGCCTTCTACGCGCTCTCCGACACGCGGACGCCGTTCGTGTTCACCACGATCCAGATGGTGCTCGTCATGGCGCTCTCCCTGCTGCTGCCCGTGCTCGTCGCCCCCCGCCACATCGGCGTCTCGTTCGCGGTGATCTGGTCGTTCGCCACGATCGTCGAGGCGCTGATCGCGACCTGGCTGCTCCGGCGCAAGATCGGCTCCATCGACGGGCGGCGAGTGGCGCAGAGCCTGACGAAGTACCTCATCGCCGCCGTTCCCGCCCTCGCCGTCGGCCTGCTCGCGACGCACCTCGGGCGCCTCATCGCGCCCGAGTTCGGCGTCTGGCAGGCGCTCCCGTTCGCGGTCGTCGAGGCCGTCGTCGTCGGCGTCGTCTATCTGCTGGTGCTCCGCCTGCTCCGATCCTCTGAGGTGTCGGACATCGTCGGCACGCTCACCCGAACTCTCGGAAGGACCCGTTCGTGACCTCCCTCACCGTGACCCCCTGCACCGACCGCGCCGAGTGGGATGCCACCGTCGAGCGGCTCGGCGGCCACCCGCTGCAGCTGTGGGGCTGGGGCGACGTGAAGTCGGCCCACCGATGGTCGGCCGAGCGCGTGCTCGTGCGCTCGGGCGCCGGCGCCGACGCGCCCGTGGTGGGCGCCTGCCAGCTCCTCACCCGAACGCTGCCCGGCCCGATCGGCGACTTCGTCTACGCGCCTCGCGGCCCCGTGCTCGCGCGCGACGCCGAGGCGCCGGAGCGGCCCGCCGCCGCGCCGGCACCTTCCGCCGTCGCCGATGCCGTCGCCGACTACGTGCACGGCTCTCGGCGTGCGGTGGCGCTCTCGGTGGAGCCCGACGAGGACGCGGGCGCGTTCGCCCTCACGCCCCGCTGGCGCCGCGCCGAGACGCCCGTGCTGCCGGCGCGCACGCTGATCCTGGATCTGCGGCGGTCGGAGGAGGAACTGCTCGCGGACATGTCGAAGAAGCACCGGCAGTACATCCGGAAGTCGGGCCGGGAGGACGCCCTGCAGATCCGCCCGGTCGAGACGCTCGAGCAGCTCGACGCCTGCCTCGAGGTGTACCGCGAGACGAGCGAGCGCGCCGATTTCGGGCTGCACGAGGACTCCTACTACCAAGACGTGTTCACCATGCTCGGAGACGACGCCCCGGTCTGGGCGGCGTACGCCGAGGGCCGCCCGGTGGCGTTCCTCTTCATGGCGAAGTCGCGCCGCACCGCGTTCGAGCTGTACGGCGGGATGGACGAGACGGGGCAGCGCCTGCGCGCCAACTACGCGCTCAAGTGGCACGTCATCAGGCTCATGAAGTCGATCGGGATCGAGCGGTACGACTTCGGCGGCCTCATCAACGACGGCGTGACCACCTTCAAGACGGGCTTCGCGTCGCACGAGAACCTGCTCGCGGGCAGCTGGGACCGCCCGGGCCCGGGGTACGCGCTGTGGTCGAAGGGCCTGCCGCTCGCGAAGCGCGCGGTTCGGGCGCTGCGCCGACGCTAGGGGCTCCGCCGGTCGCCTCCGGGCCCGGCGATTCGCGCGGGCGCGGAGCGTCAACTCGCCATTGTCGGCGGTCGAACGTACCCTCGTACCATGGCCAGTAAAGCTTCGTCGCGCCAGCACACGGGAAAGGCCGCGACTCGGGGTTCCCGTTCAGCGGATACCCGAGCGACCGCGAAAACGAAGGTGCTCGCCGAACCGGAGGCTACGGACGGCGTCGTCGTGCGCGCCTGGAACGGATTGGCGCACGCCGTCGGGGCCGCGGCCCGCGCCTTCCGCGTCGAGCCGCTCGCGCCCGAGGATCGTCGTGACGGCGTGCCCCTGCTCCTCGTGCTGCTCGCGATCGCCGGAGCGGTGATCGAGTGGTTCTTCATCGGGCAGACGTTCGCCGTGACCCTCGATGCGTGGTCGTTCGGCGGGCTCTTCGGGCGGGTCGCCTTCGGTCTGCCGATCATCATGGCGGGCTTCGCGCTCTGGCTCTTCAACCATCCGTCGAGCGTGCACGACAACCGGCGCATCGCGACGGGGCTCACGCTCGCCGTGCTCTCGGCAGCCGGTCTGTGCCACCTGTACGGCGGCATGCCGAACCCCTGGGAGAACCCGGAGCAGCTGAGCGCTGCGGGCGGCGTCTTCGGCTGGCTGGTGGGTGGGGCGCTCAAGTACCTCACGATGTGGGTCGCGGTGCCGCTGCTCTCGATCCTGATCCTCATGTCGCTGCTCATCGTCTTGAAGACGCCGCCCTCGCGCATCGCCCGACGCGTGCGCGAGGCGTACGCGTTCCTCTTCGGCGTGAGTGCGGAGGGCGAGCATGATGCCGCGCCCGCGACCGCGCCGAAGCGCAGCCGCAAGCAGGAGCGGGCCGAGCAGCAGGCGCTCTTCGACCTTGAGCAGCAGGAGGGCGACGGCGACGCGGTGCCCTGGTGGCGTCGCAACGCCTCCGGCCGGGAGGAGGACCCGGAGTACGCGGCCGACCGCTCCGGCCTCGATGCCGCACTCGGCGGCTCCGCACTCGGCGGCACCGCGCCTGAGGCGGAGAAGAACGGCGCGTTCGAATCCGCGCTCGCCCCCGAGCCGGCGACCGGCGTGTTCCCCTCAGACCTCTTCGACGAGCTCGAGCAGGCCGAAGCAGCCGTGCAGGCGACGGCGACCGGACCGGCGTCGGGGCTCGGCGACGACTCCTGGGACGACTTCGCGGCCGCCGCTCCCGAACCGCCCGCGGAGGAGCCGGCCGCACCTGCGGCGGCCTCGGAGCCCTTCGTCGTCGCGCCGCCGCACAGCCCCGCCGACCAGGCCGCGTACCGCCTGCCCGACCAGAACGCGCTCTCGGCCGGCGACGCCCCGAAGACGCATACGGAGGCGAACGACCTCATCACGGCCGCGATCGCGCGGGTCTTCGAGGAGTTCAAGGTCGATGCCCGGGTCTCGGGCTTCTCACGCGGCCCGACCGTGACGCAGTACGAAGTCGAGCTCGGCCCCGGCGTCAAGGTGGAGAAGGTCACCGCGCTCTCGAAGAATCTCTCCTACGCCGTCGCCTCGAACGAGGTGCGCATCCTCTCCCCGATCCCCGGGCGGAGCGCAATCGGCATCGAGATTCCGAACCAGGACCGCGAGAACGTCGCGCTGGGCGACGTGCTGCGTTCGAGCAAGGCGCAGCGCAGCCCGCACCCGATGACCATCGGCGTGGGCAAGGACGTCAAGGGCGGCTTCGTCGTGGCGAACCTCGCGAAGATGCCCCACCTGCTCGTCGCCGGTGCCACCGGCTCGGGCAAGTCGAGCTTCATCAACTCCATGATCACCAGCATCCTCATGCGGGCGACGCCCTCCGAGGTGCGCATGGTGCTCGTCGACCCGAAGCGCGTCGAGCTCACCGTCTACCAGGGCGTGCCGCACCTCATCACGCCCATCATCACGAACCCCAAGAAGGCGGCCGAAGCGCTGCAGTGGGTCGTGAAGGAGATGGACATGCGCTACGACGACCTCGCGAGCTTCGGCTTCCGCCACATCGACGACTTCAACGAGGCCGTGCGGTCGGGCGGCATCGTGCTCCCCGAGGGCAGCCAGCGCGTGCTGAAGCCCTACCCCTACCTGCTCGTGGTGGTCGACGAGCTGGCGGACCTCATGCTCATCGCCCCCCGGGACGTCGAGGACTCGATCCAGCGCATCACGCAGCTGGCCCGCGCCGCCGGCATCCACCTGGTGCTCGCGACGCAGCGTCCCTCGGTGAACGTTGTGACCGGCGTGATCAAGTCGAACGTGCCGAGCCGCTACGCGTTCGCCGTCGCGTCCGGCACGGACTCGCGCGTCATCCTCGACGAGGTGGGCGCGGAGCGGCTCATCGGGCAGGGCGACGGCCTGCTCCTGCTGAACGGCGAATCGTCGCCGGTGCGCGTGCAGGGCGCGTGGGTCGGGGAGGCGGAGATCGCGCAGGTGGTCGCACACGTCAAGGCTCAAGCGCAGCCCGAGTACCGCGCGGACGTGGCGCAGGCGGTCGAGAAGAAGGAGATCGACGAAGACATCGGCGACGATCTCGAGGTGCTGATCGCGGCCATCGAACTCGTCGTCTCCTCGCAGTTCGGCTCGACCTCGATGCTGCAGCGCAAGCTGCGCGTCGGCTTCGCGAAGGCGGGCAGGTTGATGGACCTGATGGAGTCGCGCGACATCGTCGGACCGTCGGAGGGATCGAAAGCCCGCGACGTGCTCGTCAGCCCTGAGCAGCTGCCCGAAGTGCTCGCGCGCATCGGCGGCGGCCCGGCCCCCGCCGCACCCGCGTTCGAGTCCCCGCGCCCGCAGCCGCCGAGCGCCGGCGCACCGGGCTCCTCCGCATCCGTGGCGAGCGGCGCGGCGGGCCTCGCCTCCGGAGGCGCCGCCTCCGCTCCGAGCACCGGCGGCGACGCGGAGACGGACGTCATCGATCCGTTCGACGCATCGCTCGGAACCGCCGACCCCCGGTACGACGACCCGATCGCCCAGCACCAGGCGAGCCTCGAAGAGGTCGAGAGCGACGGCGACGAGGACGCGTGGCAGCTCACCGGGCGGGACTGACCCGAAACGCTTCGGACCGATGCCGGACCGAAATCCGAGTGGCGCGGAGCCCCCGCGCCGATGAAAAGAGGAGACGACGGTGACGCATCCCGACGCGCAGGTGGCCCCCGGTCCGCACGAGCCGCAGGAGCACGACCGCCGGCAGCGCGGCGCCTGGATCTGGGGAGTGACCGCCGCGCTCGCCGTGGTGGTGCTCGGCGCCGCCGGCACGGTGATCGCCGTCGACGCGCAGTCGAATAATCGCGGTGAGGTGCGTGCGATCGCGGCGCAGTACCTCGACGCGGTCGCGGCGGGGCGTCTCGCCGACGCGGAGCAACTCTTCGACGGAGCACCGTCGGCAGGCTCGGGCGAGGCCCCGAGCGCCGACGTGTTCGCCGAGGCGGAGCACATCGCGCACCCCGAGCTCGGGCGCTTCCGCGTCGACTTCGACGCCGGCCGGGCCACCGGCGAGGTCGTCTACGAACTCGACGGCTACCCGTACACCGACCACCTCGAGCTGCGTCGCGACGAGGACGACTCGTGGAGCGTCACCTCGGGGCTGCGATACGACGTGATGCTCGACACGGCCGGAGGCGGAGCGCTCGGGTTGCGCGGAGCCGACGAGCCGTTCCCCGCGGGGGCCGACGTCGTGACCCTTTACGCGGGCCAGTACGCGCTCGAATCGCACAATCCCTACTTCACGACCCTCGACGGGGCCCGATTCCCCGTCACCTCCGCGGGCGACGCGCTCTTCGCCTCCGACTGGGTCGCTCCCGGGCCCGACTACGCCGACGAGGTGCAGCGGAAGGTCGCCGAGGCCTACCGCGAGTGCGCCACGTCGACGGACGTCTGGGAGTTGCAGTCATGCGGCATCGACGTGATGGAGCCGAGCCCGAGGTTCGACCCCGCCGCCCAGGTGGCCGTATCGGTGGAAATGGTGACGCCGCCGCTGGTGAGCAGCGTCGACGAGACCTCGATCTGGATGCAGATCGAGGATCGCGGGGCATTCACGGCGACGTACACCGGCCGCGGCGCCGACGGCCGACCGCTCACCGAAGAGCTCGAGGTGGGCGCCTCCGACGCGGACGTTGAGGTGACGCCGACGACGGACGGGCTCGACGTCGAGATCTACGCCTACTAGGAGCGGGCGGCGGCGCCTCAAGTAGGCTGCTGACATGACCGCCAACGCCCCCGCGCCCGCGGCGCCCAGCAACTGGAACGCCCCCAACGTCATCACGGGGGCGCGCATCCTCGCCACGCCGTTCTTCCTGTGGATGCTGCTCGCCGATGGCGGCACCGACGGCCCCTGGCGGTGGGCGGCGGCCGTGTTCTTCGTGCTCGCGATCGCGACGGACGCGTGGGACGGGCACATCGCACGGTCCCGAGGGCTCATCACGGATCTCGGCAAGCTGCTCGACCCGATCGCCGACAAATTCCTGACCGGCGCAGCGCTGGTCGGCCTCTCGATCCTGGCCGAGCTGCCCTGGTGGGTCACCGTGCTCATCCTCGTGCGCGAGGTCGGCATCACCGTGCACCGTCTGCTCGTCGCCCACGACGTCGTGCTCGCCGCCGCCTGGGCGGGCAAGGTGAAAACCGTGGCGCAGTCCGTCGCGATCACCCTCGCACTGCTGCCGCTCGCCGGTGTCGTGGGATCCGCCGCGCCCCTCGTCGAATGGGTCAACATCATCACGATGACCATCGCCTTCATCCTCACTATCACGAGCGGGCTCGACTACATCGTGGGGTACGCGCGGGCGAGGCGGGCGGCACGGTGACCGCGTCCCGCCGAGCGGAGCTCGCCCGGCGCGTCATCGAGGAGGCGGGCGCGCGCGGGCTCACCCTCGCCGTCGCCGAGTCGCTCACCGGCGGTCTGCTCGCCGATGCCTTCGTCTCGATTCCGGGGGCCTCGCGCGTGCTCGTCGGGGCATCGTCGCCTACGACACCGCGCTCAAGCACTCGCTCCTCGGAGTCGACGACGAGCTCCTGCGCCGGAGCGGCCCCGTCGACGGCGACGTCGCGCGACAGATGGCCGCCGGGGTGCGTCGAGCGTGCGCCGTGCCGCGCAGGGGCTCCGCCGAGGCTCCCACGGCAATCGGCGTCGCCACGACGGGCGTCGCCGGGCCCGATCCCGATCCGCAGACCGGTCAACCCGCCGGAACGGTCTGGGTCGCGGTGAGCGCGGGCGCCGTCGAGCGGCAGCGGCTGCTCGACCTCGACGGCGACCGCGCGACCATTCGCGCGGCAGCCGTCACCGCGGCGATCGAGCTGCTGGTCGAGTGCCTCGAGCCCGGATCGGCCTCATCCGCTCCGTGACCTCGGTACGCTGGGGGCGAATCGATCATCGCAGATCGCGGCGATCCAACTCCGCGAAGGGGAATTGAGAGTGCAGAAGAACAGACGTTGGACTCGCGTGCGCGCCGGTCTCGCGGCAGGATTCGCAGCGACGCTGCTGCTGGGAACCGGAGCGGCGACTGCGGTCATGCCGGCTCAGGCGGAGGGGGAGACGTACGTCAT carries:
- a CDS encoding dihydrofolate reductase; the encoded protein is MIWAEARGGAIGRGGDMPWRLPEDAAFFKERTLGAPVVMGRSTWESLPERFRPLPGRENVVITRDADYDAPGATVEPSLESALAALGERTGVEDRVWIMGGGRLYRAAMPYADELVVTRIELDVPDADTFAPQIGPEWTLVDAGTPETSRTGLVYRFERWRTEAPRENVR
- a CDS encoding thymidylate synthase translates to MSANAIPTPYEDLLREVYEHGTAKSDRTGTGTRSLFGRQIRFDLAESFPLITTKRVHFKSLAVELLWFLRGEGNTAFLKEHDVTIWDEWADEQGDLGPVYGVQWRSWPTPSGGHIDQIARVIEQLRENPDSRRIIVSAWNVADLDDMALAPCHAFFQFYVADGRLSCQLYQRSADMFLGVPFNIASYALLTLMVAQQTGLEPGEFIWTGGDCHIYDNHVEQVERQLARDPFPYPSIEIRKADSIFAYELDDFSVVDYQHHPGIKAPVAV
- the dapA gene encoding 4-hydroxy-tetrahydrodipicolinate synthase, translating into MAHPENPFGQVLVALITPFHADGEVDWAATEKHIDDCISSGADGIVVTGTTGETSTLTDPEKLKLVEVAKSVSGGRAKIITGGGSNETAHAIELYRASERAGADGVMIVTPYYNKPTQAGLLTHFRMVADATDLPVILYDIPGRTGVPITYETLLRLAKHPNILAVKDAKGDFSEVSRVLNQTDLMYFSGDDANVLPHLSIGATGLIGVTANIAAAPYRAIIDAVNAGDLHTARDVHQRLEPLVRAVMTHVPGTVAAKYILHGLGRIGSPRVRLPLVGPEEWEAALIEDELALITDAPGIDLSNFRPDRNAAAGGALPRIAGTTRQ
- a CDS encoding lipid II:glycine glycyltransferase FemX, whose product is MTTGSASAVARFASDAERAEWNARIAANPGGGEVWAGEQYLDVKRAENGYRDFRVIVERGARPPIAVGVLAKRAPLLGWWWHLPAGPAGADAAEVLETAAAVAALARASGAFLLKIEPRIGREAIPDIHEAGYRDAVRIIPNPSTVLVDVSGSEDEVFARIGKKARNAINRARRDGISVSRVEPTAEHSAQLFGLLQETAEGRFVLRSERYYREFWQRFSQAGVGQMFLAHRDGALVAGAYAMALGAKTTYKDGASMRAKTAYGASHALQWEVMRWANERGALVHDLCGAPPSDRADDREHPLFGVGQFKRSFSPQIVDYAGAFDLPLRPLAYRIWEVAGDRIARRVSLAVRKDPYY
- a CDS encoding ribonuclease J, which codes for MPNPVITPPALESGTLRITPLGGLGEVGRNMTVYEIDGKLLVVDCGVLFPEEHQPGVDVILPDISKIEHRLGDIVAVVLTHGHEDHIGAVPYLLKRRENIPLIGSKLTLAFVEAKLKEHRIRPETRVVAEGDRITTGPFDLEFIAVNHSIPDALAVAIRTDAGLVIGTGDFKMDQLPLDGRITDLRAFARLGEEGVDLFMTDSTNAEVPGFTALEKDIGPVLERVIEKAPGKVVVASFSSHVHRVQQVLDAAQKNGRRVVLLGRSMVRNMKIASDLGYLTVPEGVLVDLKKSGDIPDDRIVYMSTGSQGEPMAVLARMVNQEHQVEIGANDTVILASSLIPGNENSVYRIINGLMKLGANVVHKGNAKVHVSGHASAGELMYCYNIVRPKNVMPIHGEYRHLIANAGVAIQTGVPQNRTIIAENGTVVDLADGVARKVGQLEIDFIYVDGKSVGRVTDEDLRDRRTLAEEGFISVITVVETSLGQIISGPEVHAKGVAEDDRVFDKIKPQIADALEQAMKDGVTDPHALQQITRRTVGRWVGTKLRRKSMIVPVVVVV